From Pararhizobium sp. A13:
AAAACGCCTCGGTCATGCGCCGCGCCGTTGCCGAACAGATCAAGGCGCTGCAGGAACTCTCCGACATCATCGGCAAGTCCTCCGGCCAGCTTGAGATTGCCCAGCCGGCGCCACGCCAGCAGGCCGTCGCACAACAGCAGCCTGTGGCCGCGGCACCGGTCCGCGCCGTTGCCCAGCAGCCAGCCGTAGAGCCGCGCCGCCAGGAGCAGGAGCCCCTGCTCCGTGGAAGTCTCGGCCTGGAACAACCGCGCGCCGCCCAGCAGCCGGTCGTTCGGCAGCAGGAGCCGGTAGCGGTGACACGTCCGCAGTCCGGCGAAGGCAGCGGCTGGATGCGTGACCTGCTGCGCGGTGCATCGCGCGACGAGGAGGCACCGGCGCCCGTCCCTGCGCAACGCGCAAGCGAGGCACAGCCCGCCGCCCGCGCCGGCGATACCCGCAATCCGCGCCATGTCATGGAATCGCTGAACTCGCTGTCGGTCGACATCGCCCGCGCCATCGACCACGACGCCTCGGTCGACCTGTGGCGGCGTTACCAGCGCGGCGAGCGCGACGTCTTCACCCGCCGCCTCTACACGCTGAAGGGCCAGCAGACCTTCGACGAGATCAAGCGCAAATACGATCGCGAGCCGGAGTTCCGCACTGCCGTCGACCGCTACATCGCCGATTTTGAAAAACTGCTCGGCGACGTCGCTCGCAACGACAGCGACAAGGTAATGACGCAGAGCTACCTGACGTCCGATACCGGCAAGGTCTACACGATGCTGGCGCACGCGGCCGGGCGGTTCAGCTAACCCCCAATTCCGGTTTCCATGTCTAGAATGGCCCCATCCGCAAGGTGGGGCCATTTTCATTTTGGGTATTCGCGGGCGTTTTGACGTTAAATAGAAATGCACTGTGCGGCTACTTCGCGCGCCTCGCAGGATGGGTTTGATCGCGAACAGCCGCTCAATGAAAGGGGACGCATGCAGGAATCACCAGCCAGAAGGCTCGTTGGAAACGATCAGAAGTCACGCCTCAGCGTCTATCGGCGGCATAACGGTTTCACTATGTCGAGGAGGAAATATCCGCGTGAGGCGATGCGTCCTAGTCTGGGTGGAGGCCAGTAGTTCAGGGATATTTGCGAGTAGCCGGGAAGCAGTCCTGGAGGCCCATGCCGCCATTTCTTTGCACCCCACTGATGACGATATGGCGCGGGCTGGCGGCTTCATACAGGCCGATTCGCGGCCCTTTTGGACAACGGAATAATCGTCATGGAATGGCTTTACGCACCGAATTTGAAGGTCGAGACGCGATTGTCGCCCAGCTGCAGACAGCAATGGTCAAGCGTATAGATCGAAACGGCAGTCTGCGGTTTCGCGTCGAGGGAGGCCCGCCTGCCCTCGCGGCTCAAAGCATCGCTATCGAAGGGTTTATCTCGATGATGTTGGAGGACATGGACCACTTTGTGCATCCGTTGATCCACGGACGACAGGCTGCATGAACTGGAGATTTACAAGGAAGACGGCAACCCAATTCTCATCGATCCGCACGAGATCGATATTTCGAAGATACATTGTTACTGAAGCAGCGGAACCAGTCCCGGCGGGAGGCGCAAATATCGTATCTGTGAGGCAACGCTTGCGGAACACCAGACACAAAAAAGGCGGCCACCCGGGCCGCCTTTGTCGTTCGAAGCCTAAAAGCCTCAGTGTTCCTTGTTCGCGTAGACCGACTTCTTCGTCAGGTAGATCAGGCCGGTAAAGATCAGCAGGAAGACCATGACCATGAAGCCGGTGCGCTTGCGATCTTCAAGATGCGGTTCGGCGGCCCACATCAGGAAGGACGCGACATCGCGCGAATACTGCTCGACCGTCTGCGGCGAACCGTCGTCATAGGTGACCTGGTCGTCGGAAATCGGCTTTGCCATCGCAAGTGCCGCAGCACTGCCGAAGTACGGGTTGTAATGCGTGCCTTCGGCGACTTCCGTGCCAGCCGGCGGTTCCTGATAGCCGTTCAGGAGCGCGTGGATGTAATCCGGTCCGCCTTCCTGGTACTGCGTGAACATGTCGAAGACGAAGGTTGGGAAGCCGCGCTCAACGCCGCGAGCCTTGGCGATCAACGAGAAATCCGGAGGAGCAGCGCCGTTGTTGGCAGCAGCGGCTGCTTCAACGTTCGGATAAGGCGACGGGAAATGATCAGAAGGCAGGGCCTTGCGGGTGAACATCTCGCCATCGGCATTCGGGCCGTCCTGGACTTCGTAGTTCGCTGCGAAGGTCTTCACCTGCGCTTCGGAATAGCCGAGGCCCTCCAGCGTGCGGAAAGCGACGAGGTTCATCGAGTGGCAGGCGGAACAGACTTCGGTGTAAACCTTCAGGCCGCGCTGCAACTGACCCTTGTCGTAGTGGCCGAACGGGCCGGAGAAGGTCCATTCTTCCTGTTCCGGCTTGTGGATCGGGAAGTGCGGCGTGCCGCCTGCATGTTCCTCCTCGGCGGCACCGCCTTCGGCTTTGTGTTCGCCGGCTTCCTGGGCGAACACAATACCGGCGCCAAGGCCTGCGACGACTGCGAGCGAAAGAATGCCTGTAACAAGCTTTTTCATTGTTGTGGGTTCCTTAATCTTCGCAGACATCACGCGGCAACGGGCTTCTTCGCAGCCTGCTTTTCCAGTACCGCTTCGGTGATGGAATTCGGGATGCGCTTCGGCGTTTCGATCAGTCCGAGAACCGGCATGACGACGAGGAAGAAGCCGAAGTAGTAGAGAGTGCCGAGCTGCGACATCACCACGTAAAGGCCTTCCGCCGGGCGCGAGCCCAGCCAACCGAGCATGATGGCGTTGATCACGAAGAGCCAGAAGAACAGCTTGTACCACGGACGGTAGACGGCCGAGCGCACCTTCGAGGTATCGAGCCAAGGCAGGAAGAACAGGACGATGATCGCGCCGAACATCACCAGAACGCCGCCGAGCTTCGAGTCGATCGGGCCGACATTGAAGGTGATCGCGCGCAGCATCGCGTAGAACGGCAGGTAGTACCATTCCGGAACGATGTGGGCCGGGGTCTTCAGGGCGTTGGCCGGAATGTAGTTGTCCGGATGGCCGAGGAAGTTCGGCATGTAAAAGACGAACCAGGCGTAGACCAGCAGGAACACCGATACACCGAGCGCATCCTTGAGGGTCGCGTAAGGCGTAAAGGCTACCGTGTCCGTCTTGGTCTTGACTTCGACGCCGGTCGGGTTGGTCTGGCCGACGACATGCAGTGCCCAGATGTGCAGGACGACGACGCCGGCGATCATGAAGGGCAGGAGGTAGTGCAGCGAGAAGAAGCGATTGAGCGTCGGTTGATCGACGGCGAAACCGCCGAGCAGGAACTGCTGGATCCACTCGCCCACCAAGGGGAAGGCGGAGAAGAAGCCGGTGATAACCGTGGCTCCCCAGAAGGACATCTGCCCCCAGGGCAGAACATAGCCCATGAAGCCGGTTGCCATCATCAGCAGGTAGATGACGACGCCGAGAATCCAGAGGATTTCACGCGGCGCCTTGTAGGAGCCGTAGTAGAGACCACGGCCGATGTGCAGATAAACGGCGATGAAGAAGAACGACGCGCCGTTGGCATGCATGTAGCGCAGCAGCCAGCCATGGTTGACGTCGCGCATGATCTTTTCGACGGAGTTGAAGGCAACCGTCGTCTCAGCCGCATAATGCATGGCGAGAACGACGCCGGTCAGGATCTGCACGATCAGCATCACCGACAACATGGCGCCGAAGGTGTAAGCATAGTTCAGGTTGCGCGGAACCGGATAGGAAATGAAGCTGTCATGCACGAGCCGCGGCAGCGGCAGGCGCGAATCGACCCACTTCTCGATCCCGGTCGTCGGCATATAGGTTGAATGATCACCACTCATAATCAGTATTCCCCTCAACCGATCTTGATGACTGTGTCGGAAGTGAATGCAAAAGTCGGGACGGCGAGGTTCATCGGCGCCGGCCCCTTACGGATACGACCGGCCGTATCGTAGTGCGAGCCGTGGCACGGACAGAACCAACCACCGAAATCGCCTGCCTGGCCGAGCGGAACGCACCCGAGATGCGTGCACGAGCCGATCATGACGATCCAGTTTTCCTTGTCCTTGCCGGCAGAGCGATCGAGATCGGTCGCTTCAGCATCGGCCGGAAGGTTGGCATTGCGCGCAACCGGATCCTTCAGGTCGGCAAGCGCAACAGCTTTCGCCTCTTCGACTTCCTTGTCGGTGCGGTTGCGGATGAACACCGGCTTGCCACGCCATTTCGCTGTCAGCGACATGCCGGGCTGCAGGCTCGATACATCCACCTCGATCGAAGCGAGCGCCAGCGTCGAAGCGTCCGGCCGCATCTGGTCGATGAACGGCCAGGCGACCGCACCCGCGCCTACGACGCCCGCCATGCCGGTCGCCAGATATAGGAAGTCGCGGCGAGTGGGCTCGCCCAGGGTTTCGCTTGATGTCTCGTGTTCGCTCACGGCTAAACCATCCTCTCACGCAATGTTTGCGGAAACCGCACTGTCCCCGGCGTCGACCCGCTCCGTGCTGACACTTGAGCGAAAGAACAGCGCCAAATCAATAAGCCGATGCACGATTCGAAGAAAACTTTCGCCCTTCCGCCTCATGCATCAAAACCGGGCGAATCCCGCGCGTTTAATAAACGGCAGATTCCCCGGCAATCCGGCGCGTTCTATGCTTGATCGCAAGGGATGTCTAGCCTTGAGGACGGGAGGTGGGCCACAATGTCGCGGGAAAACCGAAGCCAATGTTCGCAAACCGCTTTTCGCGGTCTGGCCTCGTCAAAACACGGCTTTCCCAAGCTTGCGGGCGCCGGTTTTCGACACCGTCATTCGGCGGCGGCGTCACGGGCGAGGAAGCCGCCGGACTGGCGCAGCCACAGATCGGCGTAGAGACCGCCGGCGGCGACCAGTTGTTCATGCGTCCCGTCTTCGACGATCCGGCCTTCGTCCATGACGATCAGCCGGTCGAGTGCTGCGATGGTGGACAGCCGGTGCGCGATCGCAAGCACGGTCTTGCCGTGCATCAGCCGGTCGAGATTGGACTGGATCGCAGCCTCGACCTCCGAATCGAGCGCCGAGGTCGCCTCGTCGAGAACGAGGATCGGGGCGTCCTTCAGCATCACCCGGGCGATCGCCACCCGCTGGCGCTGGCCGCCGGACAGCTTGACGCCGCGCTCGCCGACATGGGCGTCGAAGCCTACGCGTCCGCGCTGGTCCTGCAGCCTTTCGATGAAGCCGAGCGCCTCGGCTTTCCTTGCCGCATGACGCAATCGATTCTCGTCCGCGTCCGGACGACCGAACAGGATGTTGTCACGGACGGAGCGATGCAAAAGCGACGTATCCTGGCTGACGACGCCGATCTGGTTGCGCAGGGACTCCTGCCGGACCGCGGCGATGTCCTGCCCATCGATCAGAATACGGCCGCCTTCCAGATCGTAGAATCGCAAGAGCAGATTGACGAGCGTCGTCTTGCCGGCCCCCGAACGGCCGACGATGCCGACCTTCTCGCCTGGTCTTATGACGAGCGACAGATCATCGATGACACCATTGCCCCTGCCGTAGTGGAAACGGATATGCTCGAAACGGATGGAGGGGCTGGTGATGGCAAGGTTTGCGGCACCCGGCCGGTCCACCAGCTGGATCGATTGCGAGATCATGTCGGCGGCATTCTGGATCGTGCCGACATTGCGCATGATGCCGTTGAACTGCACCATCATCCGGCCCAGGAGAAAATTCAGCCGCAGGATGAGCGCCATGGTGAAAGCGACAGCACCGGAGCTGATCGCCCCCGAAAGCCAGAGGTCGACGCTCAGTGCCGCCATCGTCACGATCATGATGCCGGACAAAAGCGCCATCGAGGCGCGCACGCCGGTGATGAACCGGGTGAAGCGGATGATCGTGTCCTGATAGATGTCGAAACCCTGCCGCATG
This genomic window contains:
- a CDS encoding cytochrome c1, whose translation is MKKLVTGILSLAVVAGLGAGIVFAQEAGEHKAEGGAAEEEHAGGTPHFPIHKPEQEEWTFSGPFGHYDKGQLQRGLKVYTEVCSACHSMNLVAFRTLEGLGYSEAQVKTFAANYEVQDGPNADGEMFTRKALPSDHFPSPYPNVEAAAAANNGAAPPDFSLIAKARGVERGFPTFVFDMFTQYQEGGPDYIHALLNGYQEPPAGTEVAEGTHYNPYFGSAAALAMAKPISDDQVTYDDGSPQTVEQYSRDVASFLMWAAEPHLEDRKRTGFMVMVFLLIFTGLIYLTKKSVYANKEH
- a CDS encoding cytochrome b N-terminal domain-containing protein is translated as MSGDHSTYMPTTGIEKWVDSRLPLPRLVHDSFISYPVPRNLNYAYTFGAMLSVMLIVQILTGVVLAMHYAAETTVAFNSVEKIMRDVNHGWLLRYMHANGASFFFIAVYLHIGRGLYYGSYKAPREILWILGVVIYLLMMATGFMGYVLPWGQMSFWGATVITGFFSAFPLVGEWIQQFLLGGFAVDQPTLNRFFSLHYLLPFMIAGVVVLHIWALHVVGQTNPTGVEVKTKTDTVAFTPYATLKDALGVSVFLLVYAWFVFYMPNFLGHPDNYIPANALKTPAHIVPEWYYLPFYAMLRAITFNVGPIDSKLGGVLVMFGAIIVLFFLPWLDTSKVRSAVYRPWYKLFFWLFVINAIMLGWLGSRPAEGLYVVMSQLGTLYYFGFFLVVMPVLGLIETPKRIPNSITEAVLEKQAAKKPVAA
- a CDS encoding ABC transporter ATP-binding protein → MLRALFAFFENWIQPFAAREGLQPPERLIAYVWFYIRQAKAPFIAMLFLGGMTAAIEATLFWFVGRVVDILATVKPGEGWSGLLAAHGAELFGMLVLIGIVRFLVSLLMALVDQQIITPGFYNLVRWQSYLHVARQSLSFFQNDFSGRIVTKVWSGGQAVGDVVTSLMESVWFVGIYSVSTLVLVGQLDSSLAVVVLLWLIGFGFLARYFVPRIREHSRETAEASSMLSGRMVDAYSNIQTLKLFARDEENDRYMRQGFDIYQDTIIRFTRFITGVRASMALLSGIMIVTMAALSVDLWLSGAISSGAVAFTMALILRLNFLLGRMMVQFNGIMRNVGTIQNAADMISQSIQLVDRPGAANLAITSPSIRFEHIRFHYGRGNGVIDDLSLVIRPGEKVGIVGRSGAGKTTLVNLLLRFYDLEGGRILIDGQDIAAVRQESLRNQIGVVSQDTSLLHRSVRDNILFGRPDADENRLRHAARKAEALGFIERLQDQRGRVGFDAHVGERGVKLSGGQRQRVAIARVMLKDAPILVLDEATSALDSEVEAAIQSNLDRLMHGKTVLAIAHRLSTIAALDRLIVMDEGRIVEDGTHEQLVAAGGLYADLWLRQSGGFLARDAAAE
- the petA gene encoding ubiquinol-cytochrome c reductase iron-sulfur subunit produces the protein MSEHETSSETLGEPTRRDFLYLATGMAGVVGAGAVAWPFIDQMRPDASTLALASIEVDVSSLQPGMSLTAKWRGKPVFIRNRTDKEVEEAKAVALADLKDPVARNANLPADAEATDLDRSAGKDKENWIVMIGSCTHLGCVPLGQAGDFGGWFCPCHGSHYDTAGRIRKGPAPMNLAVPTFAFTSDTVIKIG